From the genome of Phycisphaerae bacterium:
TAAGTCATTGTGATTTCGACGTTGTTCATCCGGATCTCGGCATTGGTCATTTAGAACCTTACGGCCAGACATCTGTGCGGCTTGCGCGCATGTTTCTGGATCGCCAGACGTTTGGGTTGCGGCCCGCCTTAGGCCGCAGTCAAACAATCGGCCAAGCCCCGAAAAAAAACACCCCGGACTGATCGCGACCTGCGTTCGCTGTCAATCCGAGGTGGATGGATATAACACAGCGCCAAGCGGGCCGCACGACCGCCGATGCGCGCCTCCAAAGTAGCGGCATCGGCTCCACCGTGCGCAAGCTAGGCCTTAGACTTGGCTTTCTCCTGCCTGGTCTTGGTAAAGTAGTTGCCGCCGAACTTCTTCGTGAATCGCTCGACACGGCCTGCGCTGTCGACAAACTTCTCCTGCCCCGAAAAGAACGGATGACAATTCGAGCAAATCTCGACCTTCAGCTCGGGCTTGGTCGAGCGGGTCTTGAATGTGTTCCCGCAGCCACAAGTAACCGTGCAATCCACGTATTTGGGATGAATATTGTCCTTCATAGGCGCCGTCCTCAACGCGTTCTCTGTCTACAGGGATCCTAGACCTGTTAGCTTACGTTTCGGCCATCCAAATGCAAGCGGCCAAGGAACCGACCGTTCTCGGACCATCGAAGACCTTTGTCCGTCCCGGGTGGGCGTCACAAGGCATACAACCGATTCATGAAATACTAAGTGCATATGATATCAGAAGTTATGCTCGAAATGGCGGTTCGCCGCCCTCTACCCACCGCCCCACGCGCCGTCAGAACTGCACCCTGACCGGTTCGCGAACCAGCGCATCCTCGATCTCGAAGTACTCCCGCTTGCCGAAGCCGAAGCTGGATGCGATCAGATTTGACGGAAACACGTCAATTCGGTTGTTCAGATCTCGTACGTTGGCGTTGTAGAACCGCCTTGACCGTTGGATGCGGTCCTCCGTGTTCGCCAGTTCCTCCTGCAAGTGCAAGAAGTTCTCGTTGGCCTTCAGTTGCGGGTAGCTCTCTGCCAAAGCAAAGACCTGCCTGAGGGCCCCCACGAGCACGTTCTCGTCCTTGGCCTGGGATTCGGGCGAGCCGTGGTTCTCCATCGCGATGTTTCGCGCTTTGATCACCCGTTCGAGAGTCTCCTTTTCATGGACCGCGTAGCCCTTCACGCACTCAACAAGATTCGGAATCAGGTCATAACGCCGTCGGAGTTCGGTATCGATGTCCGCCCACGATTCGTCGCAGGCATTCCTTGCCCGCACTAAACCGTTGTACATCGCCGCAACAATGACCAACAGGAATAGGACCAAGCCGCCGCCGATCAACACCGAAACAAGGCCCCCGTTCTCTGCCAGAAGCATCCCGTTCATCAGTCCACCCCTTTCATCTCGCGAAGCAGGTATCGCGGCAACCGATCCAGGATGCCCACAAGAACCTGCAAAGCATCTTCGTAATCCCTGACGCTGAACCGATCTGATCGATAGGCCATTACATGAGGACCATGCATTTCGATCGAAAAAGCGGGCATCGACAAGAGGAACTCCATCGTCTCCTGATGAAGCACGTCAAAGGCCCACTTCCTATCGGGGCCCTGGACATGAAACCGCCTGGAAAACTCGCTGGACTCGAAATCGATGTCGTCAAAGCCCAAAAACTCGCTTATTCTGTCAAAGATTCCCTCCGGCCGTATGGACAAAGACTGAAGCGGCAACCCTGTGTGAACCACTATCGCCGAAAAGTGGTGGTGATGCGTGTTCTTGCCGCTCCCCGTCCGATAGTGGTAGTCAAAGCCACAGATGCGCCAGTTGCGCTCCTGCCCCTCCATGATGTTGTAGGCATAGCGGTTTGCCCCCCGCTCGAGGCAAGGAAACGAACCGAACCGATAGCTGATTTCCGGATCGCGGTCTGGACTGAAACTCCAGCCCCGCTGACGGGCCATCGCCTCCAGTTCCTGCCTCCGCTTCTGACCCTGGAGGTAACCGAAGATCCCCAGCGCCGCGGCCGCCACGACGAACAGGACAAACACGAACCCGCCGGACCCAAGTGTTGTCGAGGCTGCATGGAACATCGCCGTGCTATGACCACTCCGCCAAGAGCCAATGACCGCGTGGCGGCCCGACCGGCCATCCTCCTCTGGCTCGTTGTATCGACCATGACCTCCGACGTCCACTAGAATCCCACGAGAATCCTATAATCGGTCCTCCGTACCCGCACCCAAAAAGCCGTCCAGCCCGCTCGACCCCGCGCATTGTCGCTGGTCCTCTGCAACGCAGCCAAAGCGAAGACTCCGGTCCAAAATCGTCCTTCTCGCTTGTCCAACCGGCCAACTGCCTGTATACTACGCTTAGAACCTTACGGCTGGACATCTGTGCGGCTTACGCGCATGTTTGCGGATCCCAGTGCGCTTGGGTTGCGGCCCGCAAAAAGGCGGTCCGCCTTAGGCTCTACGGCTCTTCGAATGCGTCCGTTCCAGACAGAGTCAGCCGCCGGAAAGGTGCCGAGCGCGGCAAAAGCGGATCATTGCTCGACGCGAGCGCGATGAGGCGGTCGCCTTCTGGATGATTGCGAAGATCACCCGGCGAGGGAACACCGGGTTACGATCGAGAATGGCATCAGGCATATGGGGACCTGCGATCCACCCGTCGTTGGTCCTGCAGGGGTCGGCGCGGAATACTCCCGCCGCCCCGGGCGGCGCATCACCTGGCAAGGTGAAGCGCAACCGCACATCTTGGAGGTTTCTCACATGGCGACCTTTGGTTTCTCATCATCCCCGCAGACGGCAGCGGACAAGACCGAAGTCAAATACCTGACGGCAAAGGAGACGATCGGCGACGCCGAGTGCCGGATCGTCCTCAAACAGGACTCGTCCGGTCAATTCCGCGAGGTCGAACTGACGCCCATCGGCACTGCCTCGAAGGAGCGAGCCGACAAGTCGACACATACAGACAAATCCTATTATGTAGACGCGTTCAAATAACCCGTTCAAGCTGAAAAAACGCGCGTCCTGCCGCGCACCAGACGGCGCGGCAACCCGGAAACAGAACGGTGACGAGAACAGGTAGCCACCACGTTGACCACGGCTGTCGCGGGCCCGGCCATCACCCAGTGCATCCGGCCGGGCGCCGTTCCAGGACGGGCCCGCGCGCGATGTCCGCCATCCACAACCTCAACCACACGACCCCGCGATCGCGATATCCGGTATTTGCCCCGTGTCGGATTTCGGCCATGCTGTACGAAGTGGCTGAGCACCGTCACGCCAGGACCGACTGCCAACAACCCCCGAAGTGCTCGGGACACGACACATTTCTGACCCGCTACCGGACAATGGACCCGTGACAGAAGCGGCGGCACGCCACGCGGCTGACCCGGTTGTCGTGAACGCAAGCCGAAAGCAGACCGCTTCAGCGGTCTTTCCCGAAGGGCAAACAAGCCGGCCGTTTGACGACTGGTTCACGGTCGGCCAATTCACCCCTTCACTGTGTTACCCCATCAAGCCCGTTTTAACAGGCCTGTCCTTGTCAGTTAAGCCCATTGAAACGGGCTGAGACCACAGAAAGGAAGAACAACCGCGGGCGACCACCAACCGGCCGTACAACGGCCGGCCTATCAGCCCATCTTTGGCGGGAAAACCCGCTGAACGGCCTTGATCGCCCAACCTGCACCGGTCCGCATGCCCGCCCAGACGGTCACGCACCCCCGGACAATCGCTACATCTGCCACCGCTTGACATCCTCCACCCCCCGTGGTAGGAGATTACGCCCGCTTGGCAGGTGTGGCGAGGCCGCGCGGCACGCCCTGGCGCACTCCGGGTATGCCCTCTGCCCCGCGGCAGGGCGTCGCGAGAAACATCCGCGATCCCCGCATAGATGAATGGAAAGCGCATCGGTTGTCGACCGGGCTGACTGCTGATCGGGAAAGGCACGTTGCGTACAGGCAGGAGTCCTCCCGAGCCAAATGCATGCCCGCCGGCAAACCCGAGTGCGGTGAGATGACGCTCGCCCGGGCAGCTTTCGGGCCGCCTTCAGCACGATCAGCCACCGAACAAGCCGTGCTGAAATTGGAAGAGTGGACAAGCAAGATCGAAGTGTGTGACGGTTGCTGAATCCTGACGTGACTGACCTTCACAAGACGGTGAACACAACGGTGAAAGGAAACATTCAAATGGCAGAGATGGTTTCAGGGAATGGGAGACGCAGACATCGACGAACAAGAAGAGATTCCAGCTCCTGCACCGGCAACAACGCAGCACGTGCATTACGGCCGGCCGCGGACAAGGTGGGCGGATTCCTGGAAAGAGGCTGGGTCATCGCAAACCACAAGCTGGTCTCCTTCCATGCCGCCTTCATTTCGTCCGTGCTGAGCGTGCCTGAGTGGGCGGCTCGAAAAGGCGACGTCCTCAGGTTCATGTTCGCCAGCACAGAGACACTCATCTCGCTGGCCATCCTGTACCTGTCTTGGCATATCAGCATCGCAATCCACGAGATGGGTCACTACCTGACCGCCGCGAAACTCACCGCGTTGAACAAGTCTTCGCAGCAATACGCAGAAGAGATGCTCAAAAAGAGCGGCGTGGCAAGAGCGATCTGGTATCTCAAGATGATTCTGCTCATCCCCTGGGGCAAGTTTGAGGGCGTCAAGAAGGAAGAGGGCAACTATGTGCCCGACGCCCCGTACAACCTGGCGGTTGCGGCTTCCGCTCCCGTCTGGAGCGGCTGGCTGGCTGCAATCTGCCTCCCGATCGCCGTCATCTGCATCTTCCTGGGCTTGATATCGACCCCCGACAACAACGTCTTAATCGTCCTCGGGCGGTTCTTCCTCGCGCCCGGCGTCGTCGGCTTGCTGGACCGCTTCCTGGCCGACCGCGGCAAACTCAAGGAATTCAGGATGCGCGAGCAGCGCGCCGCCGAAGAAGCCGCCCGCGCCGCCGTGGCCATCACGGCCGAGAGCTGGATGACAAAGGCCAAGGCCCTCAAGGAACGAATGATCACAACCCGGACGCAGACCGTCACCTTGGCCGATGGAAGCAAGGTGACCACGCCCTGGCAGTGGCGCAACTGTGGCATGGGCGGGCTTCATACCCAGAAGGAGTATCCCGAAAGCAACATCAGCATGCAGGAAAGCATGTTTATCCCGCTGTCGCCCAAGACCTTCGAAGAGGCCCAGGAAATGACCGTCAGGCTTCAGTACCGCCTCAAGGAGGTCATCGAATCGGCCCCCGGTGCCAAAGTCATGGGTATCGGCTCGGAGGGCGGGCTGTCGGCCTACATCGACAAGGAGCCAACCGACCGGGTTCCCGAACAGCGGCTGTGGCGCATGATGAAACAGACCATTCTCGACTGCGGCTACGTCCCCGGCGTGGATGTGGCCATCGCCCTCGACCCCGCCGCTTCGGCGCTGGAAGAGGCCTATCGCGAGGAAAAAGGCGAAAAGGACTCCGTCGGCATGTATCGCTTCTGGCGCGACGCCCACAAGGTCGACATGAGCCGCGACGAAATCCTGGAGCTTTACCGCGACGCCATGGAAAAGGACGGCGTTCCGATCATCTCCATCGAGGACGGCTTTGGTGAGAAAGACCACGCCGGATGGAAACTGATCATGGAAAAGATGGGTGATCGGATCTTCATCATCGGCGACGACCTCGTGACCACCAAGGACAGCACCATTGAAGAGTGCGCAAAGAACGGCGAGATCAACGCCGCCCTGATCAAGGCCAACCAGATCGGTACGCTCTCGGAAACGATCCTGGCCATGTTGACCGCTACGGCCTATGGCGCCGAACTGATCGTCTCACATCGGTCCAAGTCCCCGAACGACCCGTTCGAGGCCGACATCGCAACAGCATTGGATGCCGTCGGCATGAAGTGCGGTGGCGGTGCCAACACCGAGCGCCTCCAGAAATATGGACGCGTCATGGAAATCCTCGCCGTGGCCCAGTCCGGTAAACGGCAGATCTCGGAGAAGGAACGTAAGGAGGCTGAATTGCTTCTCAAGGAGTTGGTCGCCACGCTCACCGGCCGCAAAGATGTCGAGCTGGCCCCCGGGGCGACCGACCTTGATATGGTCAGACTCCTGCTCCGCGTGCTGGCTATCGAAATGGTTACAGGAACCGAAGAGGCCACCAACACCGGTATACCGTCGGCGGCCGCGACCGTCTTCCTCGGCAAGACCGGCACGCTTCGCTTCAAGGGATCGACTCCGCTCGGGGCCTCGACCGGCTCGGACGAGGCGATCCATTACATCGACAGCATGATCGTTCCTTGCGAAGTCACGAGAAAACACCCCTCGCTGTTCCAGAAGTTGGATGATGGCACGCTCCGATTCGCCAAGAACGTCAGGCTCGCCGATATCGAGTCCAAGAACGATCCGGAGCTGATGGCGCTCTGGAAGAAGGTCCAGCGATACGACGGCAAGGGCTGTATGGAGGCCGTTGCCCACATCGAGAATATCCTCGGACGAGCCTTTGTCGGCCGAACGCTTGCTCAACTGGGTACGCTTGAGGAGATCGACCGCGAACTTCTGGCCTTGGAGAAGGCTGAGGCCATCAAGCTCGGCTGGCTGTCACCGAACGCACCTGTCAACGACCAGATACGCGTCATGCAGAGGAAGGCCGCCGTGGGCATGAATGCCATCCTTTCCATGTCCATCGCCCTCGGCCGCGTCACCGCAGCCAAGGAAGGAAAGGAACTCTGGCAGCTCATTCGCGAGGTGGCAACCAGTACCATGGCCAAGTTCATCGCGGCCAACGCTAAGGACGGCACCAAGGACCCGGCGGCCATCAAGAGCATGCCCTTCGAGGAGATCAAGGCCCTGTACCGCAAGACGGCCGAGCAGGTCATCAAAGAAGGCAAGGCAGTACACCAACTGCTGCGCCAGCAGTTGCCGATCTACTCAGACGCTCGCGGCTGACGTCTGTCGCTGCGGCGCGTCGATCCTTGAGATAAAAGATTCCCAGGGCGGTTCGACGATTCGACATGGCGGGCCGCCCTGGTTTCATAAACCGGCAAGCTAAGACGAACCGCCTTTTTGCGGGCCGCAACTCAAGCGTACTGCGATCCAGAAACACGCGCAAGCCGCACACATGTCTGGCCGTAGGGTTCCAGCGCTCAGGACCAAAACCCGTTGC
Proteins encoded in this window:
- a CDS encoding LemA family protein; protein product: MNGMLLAENGGLVSVLIGGGLVLFLLVIVAAMYNGLVRARNACDESWADIDTELRRRYDLIPNLVECVKGYAVHEKETLERVIKARNIAMENHGSPESQAKDENVLVGALRQVFALAESYPQLKANENFLHLQEELANTEDRIQRSRRFYNANVRDLNNRIDVFPSNLIASSFGFGKREYFEIEDALVREPVRVQF
- the rpmE gene encoding 50S ribosomal protein L31, with product MKDNIHPKYVDCTVTCGCGNTFKTRSTKPELKVEICSNCHPFFSGQEKFVDSAGRVERFTKKFGGNYFTKTRQEKAKSKA